Proteins encoded together in one Levilactobacillus brevis window:
- a CDS encoding proline/glycine betaine ABC transporter permease, whose amino-acid sequence MKGIGALPLADWINAGVDWLSKFTGFFNSITAFFQAIIDAIQWVFDLLPEWLFIIVILALTYWVKKDQKKLGFMIFEVLGLLLIWNLGYWRDMTQTLTLVLSSSLIAIIIGIPLGIWMAKSNKAEVVIKPILDFMQTLPAFVYLIPAVAFFGIGMVPGVLASVIFAMPPTVRMTSLGIRQVPEGLIEAADSFGSTSWQKLIGLQLPMAKTTIMSGVNQTMMLGLSMVVIASMIGALGLGTQVYFAVGRNDAGAGFAAGIAVVIVAIILDRITQSFNQTSR is encoded by the coding sequence ATGAAAGGTATCGGAGCATTACCATTAGCCGATTGGATCAACGCTGGTGTTGATTGGCTAAGTAAATTTACAGGATTTTTCAACAGTATCACGGCTTTTTTCCAGGCTATCATTGACGCGATCCAATGGGTCTTTGATTTATTGCCGGAATGGCTATTTATCATTGTTATTTTGGCTTTAACGTATTGGGTCAAGAAAGACCAGAAGAAATTGGGCTTCATGATTTTTGAAGTTTTGGGTCTTTTATTGATCTGGAACTTAGGATATTGGCGTGATATGACACAGACACTGACTTTGGTCTTGTCGTCAAGTTTGATCGCGATCATCATTGGCATCCCGCTGGGGATCTGGATGGCTAAGAGTAATAAAGCTGAAGTTGTGATCAAACCGATTCTGGACTTCATGCAGACTCTGCCGGCCTTTGTTTACCTGATCCCAGCTGTGGCCTTCTTTGGTATCGGGATGGTCCCTGGTGTCTTGGCATCTGTGATCTTCGCAATGCCGCCGACAGTACGGATGACCAGCTTGGGTATCCGTCAGGTCCCAGAAGGCTTGATCGAAGCTGCCGATTCATTCGGTTCGACTAGCTGGCAAAAACTGATCGGACTGCAATTGCCGATGGCTAAGACAACGATCATGTCCGGTGTCAACCAGACAATGATGCTCGGACTTTCCATGGTCGTTATTGCATCGATGATCGGTGCGCTTGGTTTGGGTACGCAGGTTTACTTCGCTGTTGGACGTAACGATGCTGGTGCAGGTTTCGCTGCAGGTATCGCGGTGGTTATCGTCGCTATTATTTTGGATCGGATCACACAATCGTTCAACCAGACATCCAGATAA